A single Lolium perenne isolate Kyuss_39 chromosome 6, Kyuss_2.0, whole genome shotgun sequence DNA region contains:
- the LOC127306450 gene encoding uncharacterized protein, translated as MEGFGDHHQSTCPQSQQHPDHVSDSAEDPISDEDILAPTRLSLSSATSKRRENDNRMAEHARSAVWDEVLEEADELAHVHKDPRSVSFLSGGTSKRNKFDNKPRFSIRGSGFVASNAKGGNLYDGEQEVSSGMPPAKALETMMAEQVENIDEEIEDLPSDFAHPTQNENISVAELLEDLQDRSGSSVRTPFPFHQHSRAAERKPKVPTSGNKTLALLGQSNLGNEEASQHVIGETSSEDEVEDTVQHNLAMVTKYVKRKTMTDLFQEAFSATDMDVTALPMRSTGAGYYGRMQQILQMEKDRHVEFSRQCSKAPDYLGNSNGLIVQILSRSLEGKLTVCLCLLKEKSNLPITSKVPTDCGMDDSSSKRTIIFSPKICDNEDLVAGNLIHIYPPWKEVKVKEEEVIICTYFSQHAV; from the exons ATGGAAGGATTCGGTGATCATCATCAGAGCACATGCCCTCAGTCTCAGCAACACCCTGACCATGTCTCTGATTCTGCTGAGGATCCCATATCTGATGAG GATATTCTTGCACCAACAAGGCTCTCGTTGTCTAGTGCTACTTCAAAAAGAAGAGAGAATGATAACAGAATGGCGGAGCATGCTAGATCTGCCGTCTGGGATGAAGTTCTGGAAGAAGCTGATGAGCTAGCCCATGTGCATAAAGATCCTCGCAGTGTCTCATTTCTATCTGGTGGAACAAGCAAAA GGAATAAATTTGACAACAAGCCCAGGTTCTCAATACGTGGATCTGGTTTTGTTGCATCAAATGCAAAGGGTGGAAACTTGTATGATGGTGAGCAAGAAGTATCATCAGGAATGCCACCAGCTAAAGCCTTGGAAACTATGATGGCTGAGCAGGTGGAGAATATCGATGAAGAAATTGAAGACTTGCCCTCAGATTTTGCCCATCCAACCCAGAATGAAAACATTTCGGTTGCTGAACTTCTTGAAGATCTACAAGATAGGAGTGGCTCTTCTGTTAGAACACCATTTCCG TTTCATCAACACAGTAGAGCTGCGGAACGGAAGCCAAAAGTTCCTACTTCTGGGAATAAAACACTAGCACTTCTAGGTCAGAGTAATCTTGGCAATGAAGAGGCCTCACAACATGTTATTGGTGAAACGTCCAGTGAAGATGAAGTGGAA GATACTGTTCAACACAACTTGGCTATGGTGACCAAATATGTGAAACGAAAAACTATGACTGACCTATTCCAAGAAGCTTTTAGCGCAACAGACATGGATGTTACTGCACTACCCATGAGATCAACTGG AGCTGGTTATTATGGAAGGATGCAACAGATTTTGCAGATGGAGAAAGATAGGCACGTTGAGTTCTCAAGACAGTGTAGCAAGGCGCCAGACTATTTAG GTAATTCAAATGGGCTTATTGTTCAAATTTTGTCAAGGTCCTTGGAAGGAAAACTAACAGTCTGCCTCTGCTTGTTGAAGGAAAAGAGTAAC TTACCCATAACAAGCAAGGTCCCGACAGATTGTGGCATGGATGACAGCAGCAGTAAGAGGACCATTATATTCAGCCCAAAAATATGTGACAATGAGGATCTTGTAGCAGGAAACTTAATTCATATCTACCCACCATG GAAAGAGGTTAAAGTAAAAGAAGAGGAGGTGATTATTTGCACCTATTTTTCGCAGCACGCGGTGTGA